A genome region from Gossypium hirsutum isolate 1008001.06 chromosome A04, Gossypium_hirsutum_v2.1, whole genome shotgun sequence includes the following:
- the LOC107933320 gene encoding probable sodium/metabolite cotransporter BASS1, chloroplastic isoform X1, with product MSFTLTHRLCLSPPQRTHLRFTFKPHTSKPIVSSPSKLSYLPIVSSLSHNSEHLSVTQAKPRWENMLSTAASFYPLYVTVGGIVACFKPSAFAWFVERGPSSYSFSLGLIMLAMGLTLELKDLLNLFTQRPLSILFGCVAQYTIMPTFAMVISKTLGLSPSLSVGLILLGCCPGGAASTVVTFIARGDVSLSTVMTVCTTLGAVILTPLLTVILAGTYVPVDAIGLSISTLQVVVAPVLLGSYLQSTFPLVVKMITPFAPLFAVLLSSLLACSIFSGNVVRFKSSIVNASLASDASLVSRLQSLLSGDLGAVILSVMLLHFIGFFVGYISAAICRFREAERRAISIEVGMQNSSLGVVLATTHFTSPVVALPGAMSAVIMNIMGSSLGFFWRQISGSKQELEDQD from the exons ATGTCCTTCACTTTAACCCACAGACTCTGCCTTTCACCACCACAACGAACCCATCTCAGATTCACCTTCAAACCCCACACATCAAAACCCATAGTTTCTTCACCATCAAAACTCAGTTACCTTCCCATAGTCAGTTCTCTCAGTCATAATTCTGAACACTTATCGGTCACTCAAGCAAAACCCAGATGGGAGAACATGTTATCGACTGCTGCTAGCTTTTACCCTTTGTATGTGACTGTTGGTGGCATTGTGGCTTGTTTTAAGCCGTCTGCTTTTGCTTGGTTCGTGGAGAGAGGACCTTCTTCATATAGCTTCTCGCTTGGGTTGATTATGTTGGCTATGGGTCTCACTTTAGAACTCAAGGACTTGCTCAATTTGTTCACCCAAAGACCTCTTTCT ATTCTATTTGGATGTGTTGCTCAGTACACAATTATGCCAACTTTTGCTATGGTTATTAGCAAAACTTTGGGGCTTTCACCATCTCTTTCTGTTGGTTTGATTTTGCTAGGTTGTTGTCCTGGTGGTGCTGCATCCACTGTG GTGACCTTTATTGCACGAGGAGACGTTTCGTTATCGACGGTAATGACGGTTTGCACTACTCTTGGTGCAGTGATCCTCACACCTCTTTTGACTGTGATTCTAGCAGGAACATATGTTCCTGTTGATGCTATTGGACTTTCCATCAGCACCCTGCAG GTGGTTGTGGCTCCGGTTTTGCTCGGTTCTTACCTACAAAGCACATTTCCTTTGGTGGTGAAAATGATTACACCATTTGCTCCTTTATTTGCCGTTTTACTTTCATCGCTACTTGCATGCAG CATTTTCTCGGGAAATGTCGTCCGTTTTAAGTCCTCAATAGTTAATGCATCATTGGCTTCCGATGCCTCTTTAGTCTCACGACTCCAATCATTATTATCCGGAGACCTCGGTGCCGTAATACTTTCCGTGATGTTGCTACATTTTATCGGTTTCTTTGTAGG GTACATATCAGCAGCCATTTGTAGATTCCGAGAAGCAGAGCGGCGAGCAATATCAATCGAG GTTGGCATGCAAAATTCTTCATTAGGAGTGGTATTGGCAACAACTCATTTCACTTCTCCGGTGGTAGCGTTACCGGGCGCCATGTCGGCAGTGATTATGAATATAATGGGTAGCAGCTTAGGCTTCTTTTGGAGACAGATTAGTGGTTCAAAACAGGAACTTGAAGATCAAGATTGA
- the LOC107933381 gene encoding 60S ribosomal protein L3-2: MSHRKFEHPRHGSLGFLPRKRASRHRGKVKAFPKDDPTKPCRLTAFLGYKAGMTHIVREVEKPGSKLHKKETCEAVTIVETPPMVVVGVVGYVKTPRGLRTLGTVWAQHLSEEVKRRFYKHWCKSKKKAFTKYSKKFESEDGKKDIQSQLEKLKKYCTVIRVLAHTQIRKMKGLKQKKAHLMEIEVNGGTLAQKVDFAYGFFEKQIPIDAVFQKDEMIDIIGVTKGKGYEGVVTRWGVTRLPRKTHRGLRKVACIGAWHPARVSFTVARAGHNGYHHRTEMNKKIYKLGKAGNESHAAMTDYDRTEKDITPIGGFPHYGVVKEDYLMIKGGCVGPKKRVVTLRQSLLNQTSRVALEEIKLKFIDTSSKFGHGRFQTTQEKAKFYGKLKA; this comes from the exons ATGTCTCATCGCAAGTTTGAGCATCCGAGGCACGGTTCATTGGGCTTTCTCCCGAGGAAAAGAGCCTCCCGACATCGAGGAAAAG TAAAGGCTTTCCCTAAAGATGATCCGACTAAGCCATGCAGATTAACTGCATTCTTGGGTTATAAGGCTGGAATGACCCATATTGTGAGGGAAGTTGAAAAGCCTGGATCAA AGCTTCACAAGAAGGAAACTTGCGAAGCAGTTACCATTGTTGAGACCCCGCCTATGGTTGTTGTTGGAGTAGTCGGATATGTCAAAACTCCGCGTGGTCTTCGTACTTTAGGCACCGTGTGGGCTCAGCATTTGAGTGAGGAGGTTAAACGAAGGTTCTATAAGCACTGGTGCAAGTCTAAGAAGAAAGCTTTCACCAAGTATTCCAAGAAGTTTGAATCCGAAGATGGTAAAAAAGATATCCAGTCACAGCTTGAAAAACTGAAGAAATATTGCACTGTGATTCGTGTTTTGGCTCACACTCAGATAAGGAAAATGAAGGGTTTGAAGCAAAAGAAGGCTCATTTGATGGAGATTGAAGTCAATGGTGGAACTCTTGCTCAGAAAGTTGACTTTGCTTACGGTTTCTTTGAGAAACAAATTCCAATTGATGCCGTGTTCCAGAAAGATGAGATGATTGATATTATCGGAGTTACCAAAGGTAAAGGGTATGAGGGTGTTGTAACCAGATGGGGTGTCACTCGTCTCCCACGAAAGACTCATCGTGGTCTTCGTAAGGTTGCTTGTATTGGTGCATGGCATCCGGCTAGGGTTTCGTTTACCGTTGCCCGAGCTGGTCATAATGGTTACCATCACCGCACTGAGATGAACAAGAAAATCTACAAGCTTGGGAAGGCTGGCAATGAATCACATGCTGCCATGACTGACTATGACAG GACTGAGAAGGATATTACACCAATTGGTGGATTCCCCCATTATGGAGTGGTGAAAGAAGATTATTTGATGATTAAAGGGGGTTGTGTTGGACCAAAGAAACGTGTTGTGACATTAAGGCAATCACTGTTGAATCAAACATCAAGGGTTGCACTTGAAGAGATTAAGCTCAAGTTCATTGATACTTCATCTAAGTTCGGTCATGGTCGTTTCCAGACAACACAAGAAAAGGCTAAGTTCTATGGGAAGCTTAAAGCTTGA
- the LOC121228284 gene encoding uncharacterized protein produces the protein MAIWVFLKNYGYAVNNRLIINFVYRRRDLKRWSLFSLVMFSEGSIICGAGVLEGNKGSMYGTKVVLPLLPPALILSGKEEQIGSHIILGFIVAYTYVVLFLPNTIYGGKAETKTRSSAVVMDDMRVMSHCQHYTSLSAQMPLDSSVVGELIVTVSHYHRFCIMCAVSRSSSSQQSQGLLFFFYLTVHMELIILILNILI, from the exons ATGGCGATTTGGGTATTCCTTAAAAATTATGGATATGCTGTGAATAATCGATTGATCATCAATTTCGTTTATAGAAGACGTGATCTCAAGCGATGGTCACTTTTTTCTTTGGTGATGTTTTCTGAGGGGTCAATCATTTGCGGGGCAGGGGTTTTGGAGGGTAATAAGGGGAGTATGTACGGGACCAAGGTGGTTCTCCCCCTCTTGCCGCCGGCTCTCATATTGTCCGGGAAGGAAGAGCAGATTGGCTCTCATATCATTTTGGGTTTTATTGTTG CATATACATACGTGGTTTTATTCCTACCAAACACCATTTATGGTGGGAAGGCTGAAACAAAGACCAGATCCTCTGCTGTTGTGATGGATGATATGCGAGTAATGAGTCATTGCCAGCATTATACTTCTCTGTCTGCACAGATGCCGTTGGATTCTTCAGTTGTTGGGGAACTTATCGTCACAGtttcacactatcataggttttGCATTATGTGTGCAGTGAGTCGCAGCAGCAGCAGCCAGCAAAGCCAGGgtttgctgttttttttttatttaactgtACATATGGAATTAATTAttctaatattaaatatattaatttaa
- the LOC107933392 gene encoding KH domain-containing protein At1g09660/At1g09670 isoform X2 → MMGERISPGSYFQYPPPGFPSVSPHRPSSIPTDRERYLAELFTEKEKLGPFTQVLPQCTRLLNQEIRRVSGFSSSLLDHERFEHDSPIRSFGHHPNGRQMDLEGWSIMQTEENGHLQRVAPVQAASMGWPGLPGAPTTPIVKKVVRLNVPVDQYPSYNFVGRILGPRGNSLKRVEAVTECRVYIRGKGSVKDSVKEEKLKDKPGFKHLNEPLHVLVEAELPEDVINSRLDYAVAILENLLKPVDESLDNYKKQQLRELALLNGTLREESPKMSPTMSPSMSPFDGTGMKRAKTGR, encoded by the exons atgatggGAGAAAGAATCTCACCAGGGAGTTATTTTCAATACCCTCCACCTGGTTTCCCTTCTGTTTCTCCTCATAGACCTTCATCTATTCCTACAGATCGTGAAAG ATACTTAGCTGAATTATTCACAGAGAAAGAGAAGTTGGGACCTTTCACACAAGTTCTTCCTCAATGCACCAGGCTTCTTAATCAAG AGATCAGAAGGGTCTCAGGTTTTAGTTCGAGTTTATTGGATCATGAGAGATTTGAGCATGATAGTCCTATTAGGTCATTTGGTCATCATCCCAATGGAAGACAAATGGATTTGGAAGGATGGTCCATAATGCAAACAGAG GAAAATGGGCATCTGCAACGAGTTGCTCCGGTTCAAGCTGCATCAATGGGTTGGCCTGGTTTGCCAGGAGCTCCAACAACACCGATTGTAAAGAAAGTTGTTAGACTCAATGTACCTGTGGATCAATATCCTAGT TATAATTTTGTTGGTCGAATATTGGGACCACGAGGAAACTCCCTAAAGAGAGTTGAAGCTGTGACTGAGTGTAGGGTGTACATAAGAGGCAAAGGTTCTGTCAAAGATTCTGTTAAG GAAGAGAAACTAAAAGATAAACCTGGATTCAAACACCTTAATGAGCCGTTGCATGTGTTGGTGGAGGCTGAACTTCCCGAAGATGTGATAAATTCTCGTTTGGACTACGCTGTTGCCATACTAGAAAATCTTCTGAAACCTGTG GATGAATCCTTGGATAACTATAAGAAACAACAGCTTAGGGAGTTAGCTTTACTAAATGGTACATTAAGGGAAGAGAGTCCGAAAATGAGCCCGACTATGAGCCCTAGTATGTCACCCTTTGACGGTACTGGAATGAAACGAGCCAAGACAGGAAGATGA
- the LOC107933392 gene encoding KH domain-containing protein At1g09660/At1g09670 isoform X1 produces MMGERISPGSYFQYPPPGFPSVSPHRPSSIPTDRERYLAELFTEKEKLGPFTQVLPQCTRLLNQEIRRVSGFSSSLLDHERFEHDSPIRSFGHHPNGRQMDLEGWSIMQTEENGHLQRVAPVQAASMGWPGLPGAPTTPIVKKVVRLNVPVDQYPSYNFVGRILGPRGNSLKRVEAVTECRVYIRGKGSVKDSVKEEKLKDKPGFKHLNEPLHVLVEAELPEDVINSRLDYAVAILENLLKPVDESLDNYKKQQLRELALLNGTLREESPKMSPTMSPSMSPFDGTGMKRANYFSQKPLI; encoded by the exons atgatggGAGAAAGAATCTCACCAGGGAGTTATTTTCAATACCCTCCACCTGGTTTCCCTTCTGTTTCTCCTCATAGACCTTCATCTATTCCTACAGATCGTGAAAG ATACTTAGCTGAATTATTCACAGAGAAAGAGAAGTTGGGACCTTTCACACAAGTTCTTCCTCAATGCACCAGGCTTCTTAATCAAG AGATCAGAAGGGTCTCAGGTTTTAGTTCGAGTTTATTGGATCATGAGAGATTTGAGCATGATAGTCCTATTAGGTCATTTGGTCATCATCCCAATGGAAGACAAATGGATTTGGAAGGATGGTCCATAATGCAAACAGAG GAAAATGGGCATCTGCAACGAGTTGCTCCGGTTCAAGCTGCATCAATGGGTTGGCCTGGTTTGCCAGGAGCTCCAACAACACCGATTGTAAAGAAAGTTGTTAGACTCAATGTACCTGTGGATCAATATCCTAGT TATAATTTTGTTGGTCGAATATTGGGACCACGAGGAAACTCCCTAAAGAGAGTTGAAGCTGTGACTGAGTGTAGGGTGTACATAAGAGGCAAAGGTTCTGTCAAAGATTCTGTTAAG GAAGAGAAACTAAAAGATAAACCTGGATTCAAACACCTTAATGAGCCGTTGCATGTGTTGGTGGAGGCTGAACTTCCCGAAGATGTGATAAATTCTCGTTTGGACTACGCTGTTGCCATACTAGAAAATCTTCTGAAACCTGTG GATGAATCCTTGGATAACTATAAGAAACAACAGCTTAGGGAGTTAGCTTTACTAAATGGTACATTAAGGGAAGAGAGTCCGAAAATGAGCCCGACTATGAGCCCTAGTATGTCACCCTTTGACGGTACTGGAATGAAACGAGCC AATTATTTTAGCCAAAAACCTCTAATATAG
- the LOC107933393 gene encoding uncharacterized protein, whose product MTEVSRRRSLRLQLLFASVSLQFISGFSGDSTSSISLNSKSNANSKNGTKVVIILIVLVAVGLFSFFLFKVWQKRKRDEQYARLLKLFEEDGDLEAELGLHD is encoded by the exons ATGACTGAAGTTTCAAGGCGTAGATCGCTGCGACTTCAACTGCTTTTCGCTTCGGTTTCTCTACAATTCATTTCAG GGTTTTCCGGCGACTCTACAAGTTCAATCAGCTTAAACTCAAAGTCTAATGCAAATAGTAAAAATGGGACCAAGGTAGTCATCATATTGATTGTGCTGGTTGCTGTTGGGTTGTTTTCGTTTTTCCTTTTCAAGGTATGGCAAAAAAGGAAACGAGACGAGCAATATGCCCGTCTTTTAAAGTTGTTTGAAGAAGATGGTGACCTCGAGGCTGAACTCGGCCTTCATGACTGA
- the LOC107933343 gene encoding probable serine/threonine-protein kinase At1g09600, with the protein MGCICSKETQPNQYIENNPGEKEDASSKKWSDSSKDNDITVDADATARLISNQQSDSASRSLSNDERSRKDLSQLQRLPTIDATTWGGQRQPRITRVMSGERGAQVVAGWPSWLVAVAGEAINGWIPSKADSYEKLEKIGQGTYSTVYKARDIESNKIVALKKVRFANLDPERIRFMAREIIVLRRLDHPNVMKLEGLIVSRVSGCLYLIFDYMEHDLRGLVATLETKLTEAQIKCYMQQLLNGLDHCHSRGVLHRDIKGANLLIDHNGNLKIGDFGLATILLPNQTQPLTSRVVTLWYRPPELLLGSTDYGVTIDLWSSGCILAELFTGKPIMPGRTEVEQLHRIFKLCGSPSEEYWKRSKLPNATAFKPQHPYKRCVNQTFKDFPTSTLALLDMLLAVEPECRGTASSALQSEFFTTSPLPCDPSSLPKYPPSKEFDVKLRGDESARQRASREKVNGNDRARKATAIPAPDSNFELQASIQSNTKSVNGVNNPGFPVEPLQGTSKPVCSHVGPSMHLSYAGSP; encoded by the exons ATGGGTTGTATTTGTTCGAAAGAAACTCAACCAAATCAATACATTGAGAACAACCCTGGAGAAAAAGAAGATGCATCCTCGAAAAAGTGGTCCGATTCTTCTAAGGACAACGACATTACGGTGGACGCAGATGCCACTGCACGGTTGATATCGAATCAACAGTCTGATTCGGCATCTAGGTCCCTTTCTAATGATGAGAGGTCTAGAAAGGACCTATCACAACTTCAAAGGTTGCCAACGATAGATGCAACGACATGGGGTGGACAAAGGCAACCGAGGATCACTAGGGTCATGAGTGGTGAAAGAGGTGCTCAAGTAGTTGCCGGTTGGCCTTCTTGGTTAGTAGCTGTAGCTGGAGAAGCCATTAATGGGTGGATACCTAGCAAGGCGGACTCATATGAAAAGTTGGAAAAG ATCGGTCAAGGAACTTACAGCACCGTGTACAAAGCTCGTGATATCGAATCGAACAAGATAGTCGCCTTAAAGAAAGTGCGATTCGCTAATTTGGACCCTGAAAGAATTCGTTTCATGGCAAGGGAAATTATTGTTTTGCGTAGGCTTGATCACCCGAATGTCATGAAGCTTGAAGGTCTAATTGTTTCAAGGGTTTCTGGATGTTTGTACCTTATATTTGACTACATGGAGCATGATCTTAGAGGGCTTGTAGCAACCCTAGAGACTAAGCTCACTGAGGCTCAG ATCAAGTGTTACATGCAACAATTGCTCAATGGCCTTGACCATTGCCATAGTCGCGGTGTTTTGCACCGCGACATTAAGGGTGCAAATCTCTTGATAGATCATAATGGTAACCTCAAGATTGGCGATTTTGGATTGGCAACTATCTTACTTCCTAACCAGACGCAACCTCTAACGAGCCGCGTAGTAACTTTGTGGTACCGACCTCCTGAGCTTTTGCTTGGTTCTACTGATTATGGAGTTACTATTGATCTGTGGAGTTCTGGTTGCATTCTTGCGGAATTATTCACAGGAAAGCCTATCATGCCTGGAAGAACTGAG GTGGAACAACTACATAGAATCTTCAAGCTTTGTGGATCACCTTCCGAAGAGTATTGGAAGAGATCAAAATTGCCAAATGCAACCGCGTTCAAACCACAACATCCTTATAAGCGTTGTGTCAATCAGACATTCAAGGATTTCCCTACTTCTACTTTAGCTCTTTTGGACATGCTCCTTGCAGTAGAACCCGAGTGTCGTGGAACTGCTTCTTCAGCACTTCAAAGTGAG ttcttTACAACGAGTcctcttccttgtgatccatcaAGTTTGCCCAAGTACCCACCTAGTAAGGAATTTGATGTCAAGCTTCGAGGAGATGAATCTGCAAG GCAAAGAGCATCTCGTGAGAAAGTTAATGGAAATGATCGAGCTAGAAAAGCTACAGCGATTCCTGCCCCAGATTCCAATTTTGAGTTACAAGCATCTATACAG TCGAATACTAAAAGTGTTAATGGAGTAAATAATCCTGGCTTCCCTGTTGAGCCTCTGCAAGGAACATCGAAACCCGTATGTTCCCATGTTGGCCCATCAATGCACCTTAGTTACGCTGGATCTCCATAG